One genomic segment of Gadus chalcogrammus isolate NIFS_2021 chromosome 3, NIFS_Gcha_1.0, whole genome shotgun sequence includes these proteins:
- the ccdc175 gene encoding myosin-9 codes for MASCLVPDFPAVMMALQHLGELERQFKEEKMPFNTEASHHLKEIAAAVTKLETSRRSVHEQLEVETIENGKVRHQIHKFQEKISKDIMADVTAARESNAKEIADLHAELNRTADLQRATTDRQEEILRQNRLLVPERDQVRAKHDSDTAVLNHRISLKHSAQAQLQRSLDKVAELRGCIAAAEESKSSLERDMARESAAFDDTKHGLMVELDQVANSVLKQKQENSRRQKKLSHFNNLRMDRDDQLADLTQHGANLERTVERLTASRGLHEVQLKEAVAGHQEAGHQVESAERELCELRRHYEATGQRLQEDLVLLDQEIEEGTAAGVVYRRTLAAAEERAKVQRREENEMRAVHLTVSERLESTTRRLDEQLASITRHGAQACVMEVETGRLLESNLLNVGLYQEDQEKARGRLGTEQWNLGEAEVEKREQGILQEEARKAQEAHVDKATAAIRVAREKHGSLCLEEVAMRRELASNDEVDALTRRLTRGEMDFVQMETEYREEVERLAGETEQLQRETEAKERQLEEGEAALSQAEARHLREEASFQGLERLIAGQYGEKARLEGSTKGLRGETAVLLGPRDEMKAGLEAGRARHRELMVGQASELLAVEARIQDGGRRLEMVSLENSRLRLSVLKMEEDMASARSATERHGRAVVARGEQEQAAMARLLRAWGEDQAVTREGCDGYRPLVEAFGALLGRLGTRSAQFEGVAERVRQQLLHISKLGY; via the coding sequence ATGGCTTCGTGTTTGGTGCCCGATTTCCCCGCCGTGATGATGGCTCTGCAGCATTTAGGGGAACTGGAGAGGCAGTTCAAGGAGGAGAAGATGCCATTCAATACTGAGGCCAGCCATCATCTAAAGGAGATAGCAGCTGCTGTCACCAAGCTGGAGACGTCCAGGCGCTCAGTCCACGAGCAGTTGGAGGTGGAGACCATAGAGAACGGCAAAGTTAGACACCAGATTCACAAGTTCCAAGAAAAAATCAGCAAGGACATCATGGCTGACGTGACCGCGGCCAGGGAGTCCAACGCCAAGGAGATAGCGGATCTGCACGCCGAACTGAACAGAACTGCAGATCTTCAGCGAGCCACGACGGACCGACAGGAGGAGATCCTCAGACAGAATCGCCTGCTGGTCCCCGAGAGGGACCAGGTGAGGGCCAAACACGACAGCGACACGGCCGTCCTCAACCACCGGATCTCCCTGAAGCACAGCGCTCAGGCTCAGCTGCAGCGGTCTCTGGACAAGGTGGCGGAGCTCAGAGGCTGCATCGCCGCCGCGGAGGAGAGCAAATCATCCCTGGAGCGCGAcatggcgagagagagcgcggcgTTCGACGACACCAAGCACGGCCTCATGGTCGAGCTAGACCAGGTGGCAAATTCCGTGCTGAAGCAGAAGCAGGAGAACTCCAGGAGGCAGAAGAAACTGAGCCATTTCAACAACTTGCGCATGGACCGGGACGACCAGCTGGCCGACTTGACGCAGCACGGGGCCAATCTGGAGCGCACCGTGGAGCGGCTCACGGCGTCGCGCGGCTTGCACGAGGTGCAGTTGAAGGAGGCGGTGGCCGGCCACCAGGAGGCCGGCCACCAGGTGGAGAGCGCCGAGCGGGAGCTGTGCGAGCTGCGCCGCCACTACGAGGCCACCGGCCAGCGGCTCCAGGAGGACCTCGTACTGCTGGAccaggagatagaggaggggaCGGCGGCCGGGGTGGTCTACAGGAGGACCCTGGCCGCCGCCGAGGAGCGCGCCAAGGTGCAGCGGCGGGAGGAGAACGAGATGCGGGCCGTCCACCTCACCGTGTCGGAGCGCCTGGAGAGCACCACCCGCCGGCTGGATGAGCAGCTGGCCTCCATCACCCGGCACGGCGCCCAGGCGTgcgtgatggaggtggagacggGCCGTCTGCTGGAGAGCAACCTCCTGAACGTGGGCCTCtaccaggaggaccaggagaagGCGCGCGGCCGGCTGGGGACGGAGCAGTGGAACCTGGGcgaggcggaggtggagaagCGGGAGCAGGGGATCCTCCAGGAGGAGGCGCGGAAGGCGCAGGAGGCGCACGTCGACAAGGCGACTGCGGCCATACGCGTCGCCAGGGAGAAACACGGCAGCCTGTGCCTGGAGGAGGTGGCGATGCGGCGGGAGCTGGCGTCCAACGACGAGGTGGACGCCCTGACCCGTCGGCTGACCCGCGGCGAGATGGACTTTGTCCAAATGGAGACGGAGTACCGCGAGGAGGTGGAGCGGCTCGCCGGGGAGACGGAGCAGCTCCAGAGGGAGACCGAGGCGAAGGAGAggcagctggaggagggggaggccgcGCTGAGCCAGGCTGAGGCCCGCCACCTGCGGGAGGAGGCCTCGTTCCAGGGGCTGGAGCGTCTCATCGCGGGGCAGTACGGGGAGAAGGCCCGCCTGGAGGGCTCCACGAAGGGGCTCCGGGGGGAGACGGCCGTGCTGCTGGGGCCCCGGGACGAGATGAAGGCCGGGCTGGAGGCCGGGCGGGCCCGCCACAGGGAGCTGATGGTCGGCCAGGCCTCGGAGCTCCTGGCGGTGGAGGCCCGGATCCAGGACGGCGGGCGGCGGCTGGAGATGGTGAGCCTGGAGAACTCCAGGCTGCGGCTCAGCGTGctgaagatggaggaggacaTGGCCAGCGCCAGGAGCGCCACGGAGAGGCACGGGAGGGCCGTCGTGGCCAGGGGAGAGCAGGAGCAGGCGGCGATGGCGCGGCTGCTGCGGGCCTGGGGAGAGGACCAGGCCGTGACGCGGGAGGGGTGTGACGGATACAGGCCCTTGGTGGAGGCGTTCGGGGCACTGCTGGGGCGCCTGGGGACCAGAAGCGCTCAGTTCGAGGGCGTCGCCGAACGAGTGCGACAACAGCTGCTGCACATCAGCAAACTAGGCTACTAG
- the slc43a3a gene encoding solute carrier family 43 member 3a has product MQRCGGGNKILYGLTLATGIAECLGFAGLVFGFASLVFVLKQDGYFSQMCVNVTAANNTSYTDCSGQDEHFSLVFTIASFLIAFLSLPNGYLFDRFGTMVTRLLGITLYAIGTLIMAFSSAAYSMLLFVAFPCLAVGGIILLLTNMQIGNLFSAHRSTIITIYNGAFDSSSSVFLIVKVLYEQNIAIQTSFLVLSFCSIIHLLRTFLLMPRTHIPYSPPSDYSYGLRFGKSDARDKEETEKMRQVATATGLAELDELENISEEKVPSFRSCVQSWFFLWHLLWLSLMQLRHYLFIGTLNPTLNRLANNDPALVSQFTNAFAITQLCGILCAPWNGVLLDRHKGKPRAPGETEREADLRSAVVSLFVTALQCLLFSVCATVPVLPLQYLTFVLQVLNRSFLYGGHAAFISIAFPACHFGKLYGTVMSLSALISLLQYPCFTLVKNSLNGDPFYVDIALTFLVLLVFIHPLNVFLHCRRMSRERQKGPPVNLGLLTEAKT; this is encoded by the exons ATGCAACGATGCGGGGGAGGGAACAAGATTCTCTACGGGTTGACTCTGGCCACGGGGATAGCAGAGTGCCTCGGTTTTGCCGGCTTGGTGTTTGGGTTTGCCTCTCTTGTGTTTGTGCTGAAACAAGATGGGTACTTCAGTCAAATGTGTGTCAACGTCACGGCCGCAAACAACACAAGCTATACAG ACTGCAGTGGGCAAGATGAGCACTTCTCTCTGGTCTTTACCATCGCCTCGTTCCTCATCGCCTTTCTGAGTCTGCCAAATGGCTACCTGTTTGATCGCTTCGGTACCATGGTAACCAGACTTCTGGGAAT AACCCTGTACGCCATTGGAACTCTGATCATGGCCTTCTCTAGTGCAG CATACTCTATGCTGCTGTTTGTGGCCTTTCCCTGCCTTGCTGTTGGAGGGATTATCCTCCTCCTAACCAACATGCAG ATCGGCAACCTGTTTTCTGCCCATCgttccaccatcatcaccatctacAACGGGGCCttcgactcctcctcctcagtcttCCTCATCGTTAAG GTTCTGTATGAGCAGAACATCGCTATCCAGACCTCCTTCCTGGTATTGTCCTTCTGCAGCATCATACACCTTCTAAGGACCTTCCTGTTGATGCCCAGAACACACATCCCGTACAGCCCTCCCAGTGACTACAGCTACGG ACTGAGATTCGGAAAGTCTGACGctcgcgacaaggaggagacagagaagaTGAGGCAGGTAGCCACGGCAACCGGGTTGGCAGAGCTTGACGAGCTTGAGAACATCTCTGAAGAAAAAG TGCCCAGCTTCCGGAGCTGTGTGCAGTCCTGGTTCTTCCTTTGGCACCTGCTGTGGCTGTCCCTCATGCAGCTCCGGCACTACCTGTTCATCGGCACGCTGAACCCGACCCTGAACCGCCTCGCCAACAACGACCCCGCCCTAG TGAGCCAGTTCACCAACGCCTTCGCCATCACTCAACTCTGTGGAATCCTGTGTGCCCCCTGGAACGGTGTCCTcctagacagacacaaaggaaagccccgggccccag gtgAGACGGAGCGGGAGGCAGACCTGCGCTCGGCGGTGGTGTCCCTGTTCGTGACGGCGCTGCAGTGCCTGCTGTTCTCCGTGTGCGCCACGGTGCCCGTGCTGCCGCTGCAGTACCTGACCTTCGTTCTGCAGGTGCTGAACCGCTCCTTCCTGTACGGCGGCCACGCGGCCTTCATCAGCATCGC GTTTCCAGCGTGTCACTTCGGTAAGCTGTACGGCACGGTGATGAGCCTGTCGGCCCTTATCTCCCTCCTCCAGTACCCCTGTTTCACCCTGGTCAAGAACTCACTCAACGGAGACCCTTTTTAC GTGGATATTGCGTTGACTTTCCTTGTGCTGCTAGTCTTCATCCATCCCCTGAACGTATTCCTCCACTGCAGACGAATGAgtcgagagagacagaaaggaccGCCCGTCAATCTGGGTCTTTTAACGGAGGCAAAGACATAG
- the LOC130379839 gene encoding E3 SUMO-protein ligase ZBED1-like: MDLIPKPNCKSTVWQYFGLIPDDDGKPLDPCNPICRLCRRIVHSKNGSTTNLRAHLRTRHRKMLVAQPRDFPVLDSGSENPSKDAPSPGPSPLTAPNQNYVSDASVPPAEPGLEVGPSRAALSLPFCLNLWLEPEPSEAASPGASSKEWVVEMGVHAKLHLQEGLIFGPFVGELVRGAPRTTLSHAWIIREESEFYYVDASDENKSNWMRYVSYAAKEEDHNLIVTQINQQIYYKTSKPIPEGGELKVRIGKDYAAVLCLDPADTRCDFGKKESILRLYLDVQLVTLEEPSSSLCFTHGQVQDAMPIIHKVTSTSTPDSALGVAYGPAYLHEEYNFFPGTENLMNHPTQGHSRLWYFYGFRPDPSGQPLDWSTAVCKLCGHQVALGDTVSHLRDKHQISSHRFIRGQRIRNPLYAQKSTSLTPARSGSPDWSSTPPFLLGTPATDTLVSAVCNFLIRDLYPPAMVEGQGFKELMHTLVPSNKDLPTARALEALLKDLHAREEKRLRQLLRCTTAGQDEDENAFDYTSQSETQETSFRHPTDAPRPVTLSVDVWRHVWLGDASRNATLWVHYVDANFDPQNWALTTQRLTETETDGVVAQVKTMALEWGIPHSHLVLLGGDAVENGALSPRRPKQSGEPDGRDPAPSPTIPCFFNAVRGCVEEVMSLPIISDTLRMFQDVLSGMFTHATSNPFHPQIELLLLKIAPGERAHLKSWAHSPLGWKSLFTAVNVLNKHSKLLSELIKLENGTIIKHEHPVEGDSGAGGVAVLGESEWKVLQELCSVLKPMDVACRTLAREAFPCLSLIKPMLIGLLTRHLVSQPGEVSPLTKGVKMRMRERLEACYKDPAVNRILCVACSLDPQFRHLGFMEAKDKTATHDWLKEEAVKMMKEDQRGRSASGGRIKRSPSLSSSDSYDHQPRRSKRIKNAPPVSFTGCDDAEDEDSDGEGEDGAEKDSTEAESQGGLSGMQFLLGDLLGAPPGAAGTAAQAEEEAADMELSLFTADKRPSAGVEPLQWWKAKAGQFPLLAAVARVYLAAPAVAGGGAEGFATDGGVANKRRNIPPESVAEMLFLHHNHVTTPAGLRVL; encoded by the exons ATGGATCTCATCCCCAAACCCAACTGCAAGTCCACCGTGTGGCAGTACTTCGGCCTGATCCCGGACGATGATGGGAAACCCCTGGATCCCTGCAACCCCATATGTCGTCTGTGCCGGAGGATCGTTCACAGCAAGAACGGGAGCACGACCAACCTCAGAGCTCACCTGAGGACCCGCCACCGGAAGATGCTGGTTGCTCAGCCACGCG ATTTCCCCGTTCTGGATTCCGGTTCAGAGAACCCCTCGAAGGACGCGCCGAGCCCGGGCCCGAGTCCCCTGACCGCCCCGAACCAGAACTACGTCTCTGACGCCTCGGTTCCACCGGCGGAGCCCGGGCTGGAGGTGGGGCCCTCGCGGGcggccctctccctccccttctgccTCAACCTGTGGCTGGAGCCCGAGCCCAGCGAGGCGGCGTCCCCCGGGGCCTCGTCCAAGGAGTgggtggtggagatgggggtCCACGCCAAGCTTCACCTCCAGGAGGGCCTCATCTTCGGGCCCTTTGTGGGGGAGCTGGTGCGAGGGGCGCCGCGGACCACTCTCAGCCACGCCTGGATC ATTAGGGAGGAATCAGAGTTCTACTACGTAGATGCTTCAGATGAAAACAAATCCAACTGGATGAG GTACGTCTCGTATGCCGCTAAGGAGGAGGATCACAACCTGATTGTGACCCAGATCAACCAGCAGATCTACTACAAGACCTCCAAGCCGATCCCCGAGGGAGGGGAGCTCAAGGTCCGCATCGGAAAGGACTACGCTGCTGTACTGTGCCTGG ATCCCGCCGATACGAGGTGCGACTTCGGGAAAAAGGAGAGCATCCTGCGCCTCTACCTGGACGTCCAGCTGGTGACCTTAGAGGAGCCCAGCTCCTCGCTGTGCTTCACCCACGGCCAGGTCCAGGACGCCATGCCCATCATCCACAAGGtgaccagcacctccaccccgGACTCGGCCCTCGGAGTCGCGTACGGCCCCGCCTACCTCCACGAAGAGTACAACTTTTTCCCCGGCACGGAGAACCTCATGAACCACCCGACTCAAGGCCACAGCAGACTCTGGTACTTCTACGGCTTCAGGCCGGACCCCAGCGGTCAGCCCCTCGACTGGAGCACGGCAGTGTGTAAGCTCTGTGGGCACCAGGTCGCCTTGGGGGACACAGTGAGTCACCTGAGGGACAAGCACCAGATCAGTTCGCATCGCTTCATCAGGGGCCAGAGGATCAGGAACCCTCTATATG CTCAGAAGTCCACGTCGCTGACCCCGGCCCGCAGCGGCTCCCCCGACTGGTCCTCCAcgccccccttcctcctcggTACTCCGGCCACGGACACTCTGGTCAGCGCCGTCTGCAACTTCCTGATCCGGGACCTCTACCCACCGGCCATGGTGGAAGGGCAGGGTTTCAAGGAGTTGATGCATACCCTCGTGCCGTCCAACAAAGACCTGCCCACCGCCCGCGCCCTGGAGGCCCTCCTGAAGGACCTCCACGCCAGGGAGGAGAAACGTCTGCGCCAGCTCCTGAGGTGCACCACAGCGGGCCAAGACGAGGACGAGAACGCCTTCGACTACACGTCGCAGTCGGAGACCCAGGAGACGTCGTTTCGCCACCCGACGGACGCGCCTCGTCCGGTGACTCTGAGCGTGGACGTCTGGCGGCATGTCTGGCTCGGGGACGCCAGCAGGAACGCCACTCTCTGGGTGCACTATGTCGACGCCAACTTTGATCCTCAGAACTGGGCGCTGACCACCCAGAGGCTGACGGAAACGGAGACGGACGGGGTGGTGGCCCAGGTGAAGACGATGGCCCtggagtgggggatccctcacTCCCACCTGGTCCTGCTCGGTGGAGACGCGGTGGAGAACGGCGCCTTGAGCCCGAGAAGGCCCAAACAAAGTGGCGAGCCGGACGGACGGGACCCCGCGCCCAGTCCGACCATCCCCTGCTTCTTCAACGCCGTGCGAGGCTGCGTCGAAGAAGTGATGTCGTTGCCCATCATCTCGGACACCCTGAGAATGTTCCAAGACGTCCTCTCGGGAATGTTCACGCACGCGACGAGCAACCCGTTCCACCCTCAGAtcgagctgctgctgctcaagATAGCGCCGGGGGAACGAGCTCATCTAAAGTCGTGGGCTCACAGCCCGCTCGGCTGGAAGAGCCTCTTCACCGCGGTAAACGTTCTCAACAAGCACAGCAAGCTGCTCTCCGAGCTGATAAAGCTGGAGAACGGCACCATCATCAAACACGAGCACCCCGTCGAGGGGGACTCCGGCGCGGGCGGCGTTGCGGTTCTCGGCGAGTCCGAATGGAAGGTTCTGCAGGAGCTCTGCTCGGTGCTGAAGCCCATGGACGTGGCCTGTCGGACCCTCGCCAGGGAGGCCTTCCCCTGCCTCTCCCTGATCAAGCCCATGCTCATCGGCCTGCTCACGCGCCACCTGGTGTCCCAGCCCGGAGAGGTGTCGCCCCTCACCAAGGGggtgaagatgaggatgagggagaggctGGAAGCCTGCTACAAGGACCCCGCGGTGAACCGGATTCTGTGCGTGGCGTGCTCTCTGGACCCCCAGTTCCGTCACCTGGGGTTCATGGAGGCCAAG GATAAAACCGCCACACACGATtggctgaaggaggaggcggtCAAGATGatgaaggaggaccagaggggGCGGAGCGCGTCCGGCGGCCGCATCAAGAgaagcccctccctctcctcctccgactCCTACGACCACCAGCCGCGGCGGAGCAAGCGCATCAAGAACGCCCCGCCTGTCAGCTTCACGGGCTGCGACGACGCCGAGGACGAGGACAGCGACGGCGAAGGCGAGGACGGGGCGGAGAAGGACTCGACGGAGGCGGAGTCCCAGGGCGGCCTCTCCGGGATGCAGTTCCTGCTGGGCGACCTGCTGGGAGCCCCCCCCGGCGCGGCGGGCACGGCGGcgcaggcggaggaggaggcggcggacaTGGAGCTGAGCCTCTTCACGGCCGACAAGAGGCCCTCCGCCGGGGTGGAGCCGCTGCAGTGGTGGAAGGCCAAGGCGGGGCAGTTCCCCCTGCTGGCGGCCGTGGCCCGGGTGTACCTGGCGGCACCCGCCGTCGCGGGCGGCGGCGCCGAGGGCTTTGCGACGGACGGAGGCGTCGCCAACAAGAGGAGGAACATACCGCCGGAGAGCGTGGCGGAGATGCTGTTCTTGCATCACAACCACGTCACCACGCCGGCAGGATTGAGGGTACTTTGA